Below is a genomic region from Blastocatellia bacterium.
TCACCCGCGGCGTCTATCCGACGATGTACCGCGGGCGGTTGTGGACGATGCGCCAATACGCTGGATACGCGACGGCCCGCGAGTCCAACCGCCGCTATCGATATCTTCTGGAACAAGGGCAGACGGGGCTCAGCGTGGCGTTCGATCTGCCCACGCAGATGGGCTACGATTCGGATCACCCGCTCGCACAAGGTGAAGTTGGGAAAGTCGGTGTGGCCATTGACACGCTCGCCGATATGGAGACGCTCTTTGAGGGCATCCCGCTGGATCGCGTTTCGACCTCCATGACGATCAACGCGACAGCGCCGATTCTGCTGGCCATGTATTTGGTCGTCGCGCGCAAGCAAGGCGTCGCCTGGGATCGCGTGAGTGGCACCGTTCAAAACGACATCCTGAAGGAATACATCGCGCGCGGGACGTACATTTATCCTCCCGGGCCGAGCCTGCGCTTGTGCACGGACATCTTCGAGTTCTGCACGCGCCATGTTCCGAAGTGGAACATGATCTCCATCTCCGGCTACCATATCCGCGAGGCCGGGGCGACGGCTGTACAAGAATTGGCGTTCACCTTCGGCGACGCCATCACCTATGTGCAAGCGGCCGTGGACCGCGGATTGATCGTTGATGAGTTCGCTCCGCGCCTCAGTTTCTTCTTCAACGTGCACAACCACTTTCTCGAAGAGGTGGCGAAGTTCCGCGCCGCCCGACGCATTTGGGCGCGATTGATGCGAGAGCGCTTCGGAGCGCGCGATCCGCGTTCGATGATGTTACGATTCCATGCGCAGACGGCCGGTTCGACGCTCACGGCCCAGCAGCCCGAGGTCAACGTGATCCGCGTCACGTTACAAGCTCTGGCGGCCGTGCTCGGCGGCGCGCAATCGCTCCATTGCAATGCGCGAGATGAAGCTTTGGGCTTGCCCACAGAGGAGTCGGCTCTTTTGGCGCTCCGAACGCAACAGGTCATCGCTTATGAATCGGGCGTCGCCGACACGGTGGATCCCCTCGGCGGCTCGTATGCCATTGAGAGCCTTACGAACGAGATCGAGCGGCGCGTCTTCGAGTATCTCGAACGCATCGAGGCGCTGGGCGGGATGCTGCGCGCCATTGAGCTTGGATGGGTGCAAAGAGAGATTCACGAATCTGCTTACGAATATCAACGCGCCGTCGAGTCGGGCGAACAGATCGTCGTCGGTGTGAACCGCTTCGTCCTTCCCGAAGAGCGTCCGATTCCTGTCCTCCGCATTGATCCGGAGATCGAGCGCGCGCAAATCGAGAC
It encodes:
- a CDS encoding methylmalonyl-CoA mutase family protein, producing the protein MEPTGTKSAERKARFETSSHIELKAVYRASDLAGFDPERDLGEPGAYPFTRGVYPTMYRGRLWTMRQYAGYATARESNRRYRYLLEQGQTGLSVAFDLPTQMGYDSDHPLAQGEVGKVGVAIDTLADMETLFEGIPLDRVSTSMTINATAPILLAMYLVVARKQGVAWDRVSGTVQNDILKEYIARGTYIYPPGPSLRLCTDIFEFCTRHVPKWNMISISGYHIREAGATAVQELAFTFGDAITYVQAAVDRGLIVDEFAPRLSFFFNVHNHFLEEVAKFRAARRIWARLMRERFGARDPRSMMLRFHAQTAGSTLTAQQPEVNVIRVTLQALAAVLGGAQSLHCNARDEALGLPTEESALLALRTQQVIAYESGVADTVDPLGGSYAIESLTNEIERRVFEYLERIEALGGMLRAIELGWVQREIHESAYEYQRAVESGEQIVVGVNRFVLPEERPIPVLRIDPEIERAQIETLRRIKAERDHAAVRTALAELEEAARSTENLMPFIIRAVEVYATLGEISDCLRRVFGEHRESL